The following are encoded together in the Bacillus sp. V2I10 genome:
- the tsf gene encoding translation elongation factor Ts: MAITAQMVKELREKTGAGMMDCKKALTETNGDMEKAIDFLREKGIASASKKADRVAAEGLALVKSEGNEAVILEVNSETDFVAKNEGFKELLDALASHLLAKKPANLDEAMTQTMDNGSTVADFINSAIAKIGEKITLRRFEIVTKTDSDAFGAYLHMGGRIAVLTVLEGTTEEEIAKDVAMHVAAVNPKYIGRDAVSEEEVTREREVLSQQALNEGKPANIVEKMVEGRLGKFFEDICLLEQSFVKNPDLKVKQFVESKGASVKSFTRYEVGEGIEKRQDNFAEEVMNQVKK; the protein is encoded by the coding sequence ATGGCAATTACTGCTCAAATGGTAAAAGAACTACGCGAAAAAACAGGTGCAGGCATGATGGACTGCAAAAAAGCATTAACAGAAACAAATGGTGACATGGAAAAAGCAATTGACTTCCTTCGTGAAAAAGGAATCGCTTCTGCATCTAAGAAAGCAGACCGCGTTGCTGCAGAAGGCTTAGCACTTGTTAAGTCTGAAGGCAATGAAGCTGTTATCCTTGAAGTAAACTCAGAAACTGACTTCGTAGCTAAAAACGAAGGCTTCAAAGAACTTCTTGATGCACTTGCTTCACACTTGCTTGCTAAAAAACCTGCAAACCTTGACGAAGCTATGACTCAAACAATGGACAACGGATCAACAGTTGCTGATTTCATTAATTCTGCAATCGCTAAAATTGGTGAAAAAATCACGCTTCGCCGCTTTGAAATTGTTACAAAAACAGACAGTGACGCATTTGGTGCTTACCTGCACATGGGCGGACGCATTGCTGTATTAACTGTTCTTGAAGGTACAACTGAAGAAGAAATTGCGAAAGATGTTGCAATGCATGTTGCTGCAGTTAACCCTAAATACATCGGACGCGACGCTGTAAGTGAAGAAGAAGTTACTCGCGAGCGCGAAGTATTATCACAGCAAGCTCTAAATGAAGGCAAGCCTGCTAACATCGTAGAGAAAATGGTTGAAGGCCGTCTTGGCAAATTCTTCGAAGATATTTGCCTTCTTGAACAAAGCTTCGTTAAAAACCCTGATTTAAAAGTAAAACAATTCGTGGAATCTAAAGGCGCTTCAGTGAAGAGCTTTACTCGCTACGAAGTTGGCGAAGGCATTGAAAAACGCCAGGATAATTTCGCTGAAGAAGTTATGAACCAAGTCAAAAAATAA
- the rpsB gene encoding 30S ribosomal protein S2 produces the protein MSVISMKQLLEAGVHFGHQTRRWNPKMKRYIFTERNGIYIIDLQKTVKKVEEAYQFTKELAANGGTILFVGTKKQAQDSVKEEAERSGMYFVNQRWLGGTLTNFETIQKRIKRLKDIERMQEDGTFEVLPKKEVVQLNKELERLEKFLGGIKDMKGLPDALFIIDPRKERIAVAEARKLNIPIVGIVDTNCDPDEIDYVIPANDDAIRAVKLLTSKIADAILETKQGEETTA, from the coding sequence ATGTCAGTCATTTCAATGAAGCAATTACTTGAAGCAGGTGTTCACTTCGGTCATCAAACACGCCGCTGGAACCCTAAAATGAAACGTTACATCTTCACAGAGCGTAACGGCATTTACATCATCGACCTTCAAAAAACAGTTAAAAAGGTTGAAGAAGCTTACCAATTCACGAAAGAACTTGCTGCAAACGGCGGTACAATTCTTTTCGTTGGTACAAAAAAACAAGCTCAAGATTCTGTTAAAGAAGAAGCTGAGCGTTCAGGCATGTACTTTGTTAACCAACGCTGGTTAGGCGGAACGTTAACAAACTTTGAAACAATTCAAAAGCGCATCAAACGTCTGAAAGACATTGAAAGAATGCAAGAAGACGGCACTTTCGAAGTACTTCCTAAGAAAGAAGTTGTTCAGCTTAACAAAGAGCTTGAGCGTCTTGAAAAATTCTTAGGCGGAATCAAAGACATGAAAGGTCTTCCTGATGCATTGTTCATCATTGACCCTCGCAAAGAGCGTATTGCAGTTGCTGAAGCACGTAAATTAAACATCCCGATCGTTGGTATCGTTGATACAAACTGTGATCCTGATGAAATTGATTACGTTATCCCTGCAAATGATGATGCAATCCGTGCAGTTAAGCTTTTAACTTCTAAAATTGCTGATGCAATTCTTGAAACAAAACAAGGTGAAGAAACAACTGCTTAA
- a CDS encoding DUF6115 domain-containing protein, whose protein sequence is MTAVLLVFSMILHAAGFYLIALLYIRYQSVKKSEEKQAAMLEEAEQSLAAYLIDLKDENEKLINEIKMSRLKDINIGRNTSHSKKAETEPEDSDFPVHAIDYEDHLELSSSKETVHPQSDEEKVISLYQKGYSSEEIAKELKKGITEIELLLKFRHN, encoded by the coding sequence ATGACAGCCGTTTTACTGGTTTTCAGCATGATTCTTCATGCAGCAGGTTTTTATTTAATTGCCCTTTTATATATAAGATATCAATCAGTTAAAAAGTCAGAGGAAAAACAAGCGGCTATGCTTGAAGAAGCAGAGCAGTCGCTTGCAGCTTATTTAATTGACTTAAAAGATGAGAACGAAAAACTGATAAACGAAATAAAGATGTCAAGACTGAAAGATATTAATATAGGTAGAAACACCTCTCATTCTAAAAAAGCAGAGACTGAACCGGAAGATTCTGATTTTCCTGTTCATGCGATAGATTATGAGGATCACCTGGAGCTTTCGAGCAGCAAGGAAACGGTTCATCCTCAATCTGATGAGGAAAAGGTTATTTCCCTTTATCAAAAAGGGTATTCTTCTGAGGAAATAGCGAAAGAATTAAAAAAAGGAATAACAGAAATTGAGCTTTTGCTTAAATTCCGTCATAACTAG
- a CDS encoding FliA/WhiG family RNA polymerase sigma factor: MQAAKIEEQEYWDKWIHCRDNDACDALIKRYIPLVSYHVQRISVSLPKSVNKDDLKSIGMIGLYDALEKFDYKRDLKFETYASFRIRGAILDGLRKEDWLPRSSREKAKKVDASIERLEQKYLRNVLPGEVAKDLEMSEDEVTHIMKEGFFANVLSIDDQNHDHDEQDHHSKMVLKDEKSISPVEKMVKDELIQQLSEVIVGLSEKEQLVVSLFYKEELTLTEIGQVMGLSTSRISQIHSKALFKLRNLLEKIIH; encoded by the coding sequence ATACAAGCAGCAAAAATCGAAGAACAAGAGTATTGGGACAAATGGATTCATTGCCGTGACAATGATGCGTGCGATGCACTGATCAAAAGATACATACCGCTTGTAAGCTATCATGTGCAGCGCATCTCAGTGAGTCTGCCAAAATCAGTGAATAAAGATGATTTAAAAAGCATCGGAATGATCGGGTTATATGACGCCCTTGAAAAATTTGATTACAAAAGGGATTTGAAATTTGAAACATATGCGTCATTTCGGATAAGAGGCGCCATTTTGGACGGACTCAGAAAAGAGGATTGGCTGCCGCGAAGCTCAAGAGAAAAAGCTAAAAAAGTTGATGCAAGTATAGAGCGTCTTGAGCAAAAATATTTGCGGAACGTGCTGCCCGGCGAAGTTGCAAAGGACCTGGAAATGTCTGAGGATGAAGTGACGCACATTATGAAAGAAGGATTCTTTGCAAATGTTCTTTCTATAGACGACCAAAACCACGATCACGATGAACAGGATCACCATTCGAAAATGGTCCTGAAAGATGAGAAATCTATATCACCCGTGGAAAAAATGGTAAAAGATGAGCTGATTCAGCAATTAAGTGAAGTCATCGTCGGCCTCTCTGAAAAAGAACAGCTTGTGGTCAGTTTATTTTATAAAGAAGAACTGACCCTTACAGAAATCGGACAGGTGATGGGGCTTTCGACCTCGCGTATTTCTCAAATTCATTCTAAAGCTTTATTTAAATTAAGAAATTTACTGGAAAAAATCATTCATTAA
- a CDS encoding chemotaxis protein CheD, which yields MTQIVEIVKVGIAVKDVVEPPKWIRTSGLGSCVGLVLYDEFRKIAGLVHVMLPDSALAKSGIQNPSKYADTAVKELIRQMIASGGRRGLLKAKLAGGAQMFQFQSATSLMRIGPRNVEAILEQLHQMRIPVVSMDVGGSSGRTIEFDPFTCMMHIRTVNQGSKTI from the coding sequence ATGACTCAAATAGTGGAGATTGTAAAAGTCGGAATAGCAGTAAAAGATGTAGTAGAGCCGCCAAAATGGATTCGAACCTCAGGCCTTGGTTCTTGTGTGGGGCTTGTACTTTATGATGAGTTCAGAAAAATAGCAGGGTTGGTGCATGTTATGCTTCCTGATTCAGCCCTCGCCAAGTCAGGTATACAAAATCCTTCTAAGTATGCGGATACCGCTGTCAAAGAACTTATCAGACAAATGATTGCCAGCGGAGGACGCCGCGGATTGTTAAAAGCGAAGCTTGCAGGAGGCGCGCAAATGTTTCAATTCCAGTCAGCAACCAGCTTGATGCGCATCGGTCCAAGAAATGTAGAAGCAATTCTCGAGCAGCTTCATCAAATGCGTATTCCCGTTGTCAGCATGGATGTGGGGGGAAGCAGCGGGAGAACAATTGAATTCGATCCCTTCACCTGCATGATGCATATAAGAACTGTCAATCAAGGATCGAAAACGATATAA